In Carassius gibelio isolate Cgi1373 ecotype wild population from Czech Republic chromosome B20, carGib1.2-hapl.c, whole genome shotgun sequence, the following are encoded in one genomic region:
- the si:dkey-90m5.4 gene encoding leucine-rich alpha-2-glycoprotein isoform X2, with product MRSWLQHALAVMVVLCCRDALSCPKRCTCHFSAKTTEVVCPDAGLSHFPGEGLPGNTTSLTIQFTNLSLLTSQHLTAIPLLEELHLPGNKLSSLPADLLKGLHHLHTIDLTDNELRELPAQVFHHAPLLNLVLKDNRISSIHSDWLPNDSNITWLDLSGNHLMKLPMAQLQSLSQLKVLHLSQNKIEELPAGCLDAQPALERLHLDQNKIQSLDVKTFSRSGNLTHIFLQKNRLDSLPPTVFQGLKRLEYVDLSDNKLQFLSSGTLDISTSWVELTFNPWDCDGKIEYLWRKLTMESLQSEPKCSAPENLKDRVIATLTRKEIGLPE from the exons ATGAGATCCTGGCTCCAGCACGCGCTCGCGGTGATGGTCGTCCTCTGCTGCCGTGACGCTCTCTCGTGTCCGAAGCGATGCACGTGCCACTTCAGCGCCAAAACAACCGAGGTGGTGTGTCCTGACGCCGGTCTCTCGCATTTCCCCGGAGAAGGTCTTCCAGGAAACACCACCTCCCTAACCATACAGTTCACCAACCTGAGCCTGCTGACCTCACAACACCTGACAGCCATCCCTCTGCTGGAGGAGTTACACCTGCCCGGAAACAAACTGAGCAGTTTACCAGCAGATCTCCTGAAGGGCCTTCATCACCTGCACACTATAGACCTCACAG ATAATGAACTGCGAGAGCTACCTGCACAAGTTTTCCATCACGCTCCACTTCTCAACCTGGTGTTGAAGGACAACCGCATCTCCAGCATCCACTCAGACTGGTTGCCCAACGACAGCAATATCACTTGGTTGGACTTGTCCGGAAACCATCTTATGAAACTCCCAATGGCCCAACTCCAAAGTCTGAGTCAATTAAAGGTTCTGCACCTCTCACAGAACAAAATCGAAGAGCTTCCAGCTGGGTGTTTAGATGCTCAGCCCGCTCTAGAGAGACTGCATTTAGACCAGAACAAAATCCAGTCCCTGGATGTAAAAACCTTTAGCCGCTCTGGTAACCTGACTCACATCTTCCTGCAGAAAAATAGATTAGATAGTCTCCCGCCAACTGTATTCCAGGGGCTCAAGCGCTTGGAGTACGTCGACCTCAGTGACAACAAGCTGCAGTTTTTGTCCTCTGGCACATTAGACATTAGTACGAGTTGGGTGGAGTTGACCTTTAACCCTTGGGATTGCGATGGTAAAATAGAGTACCTTTGGAGAAAACTTACCATGGAGTCTCTGCAATCAGAGCCCAAATGTTCTGCACCAGAGAATCTGAAAGATCGTGTCATCGCAACACTCACCCGCAAAGAAATTGGCCTGCCGGAGTAA
- the si:dkey-90m5.4 gene encoding leucine-rich alpha-2-glycoprotein isoform X1 has translation MVKMRSWLQHALAVMVVLCCRDALSCPKRCTCHFSAKTTEVVCPDAGLSHFPGEGLPGNTTSLTIQFTNLSLLTSQHLTAIPLLEELHLPGNKLSSLPADLLKGLHHLHTIDLTDNELRELPAQVFHHAPLLNLVLKDNRISSIHSDWLPNDSNITWLDLSGNHLMKLPMAQLQSLSQLKVLHLSQNKIEELPAGCLDAQPALERLHLDQNKIQSLDVKTFSRSGNLTHIFLQKNRLDSLPPTVFQGLKRLEYVDLSDNKLQFLSSGTLDISTSWVELTFNPWDCDGKIEYLWRKLTMESLQSEPKCSAPENLKDRVIATLTRKEIGLPE, from the exons A TGGTGAAGATGAGATCCTGGCTCCAGCACGCGCTCGCGGTGATGGTCGTCCTCTGCTGCCGTGACGCTCTCTCGTGTCCGAAGCGATGCACGTGCCACTTCAGCGCCAAAACAACCGAGGTGGTGTGTCCTGACGCCGGTCTCTCGCATTTCCCCGGAGAAGGTCTTCCAGGAAACACCACCTCCCTAACCATACAGTTCACCAACCTGAGCCTGCTGACCTCACAACACCTGACAGCCATCCCTCTGCTGGAGGAGTTACACCTGCCCGGAAACAAACTGAGCAGTTTACCAGCAGATCTCCTGAAGGGCCTTCATCACCTGCACACTATAGACCTCACAG ATAATGAACTGCGAGAGCTACCTGCACAAGTTTTCCATCACGCTCCACTTCTCAACCTGGTGTTGAAGGACAACCGCATCTCCAGCATCCACTCAGACTGGTTGCCCAACGACAGCAATATCACTTGGTTGGACTTGTCCGGAAACCATCTTATGAAACTCCCAATGGCCCAACTCCAAAGTCTGAGTCAATTAAAGGTTCTGCACCTCTCACAGAACAAAATCGAAGAGCTTCCAGCTGGGTGTTTAGATGCTCAGCCCGCTCTAGAGAGACTGCATTTAGACCAGAACAAAATCCAGTCCCTGGATGTAAAAACCTTTAGCCGCTCTGGTAACCTGACTCACATCTTCCTGCAGAAAAATAGATTAGATAGTCTCCCGCCAACTGTATTCCAGGGGCTCAAGCGCTTGGAGTACGTCGACCTCAGTGACAACAAGCTGCAGTTTTTGTCCTCTGGCACATTAGACATTAGTACGAGTTGGGTGGAGTTGACCTTTAACCCTTGGGATTGCGATGGTAAAATAGAGTACCTTTGGAGAAAACTTACCATGGAGTCTCTGCAATCAGAGCCCAAATGTTCTGCACCAGAGAATCTGAAAGATCGTGTCATCGCAACACTCACCCGCAAAGAAATTGGCCTGCCGGAGTAA
- the slc10a4 gene encoding sodium/bile acid cotransporter 4: METSSSVPNTALTRLLNFTEDPVSFSESPSMAGLRATEEPLSPVLSSFRTDAAPAGLLAGPFSPSEEPTHLIVAFWDSPLSHGINVFVGFVLCFTMLGLGCTVDLSHLGEHIRKPIGVLLAVVCQFVLMPLIAFLLALAFSLNDVAAMAVLLCGCCPGGNLSNIMSLLVNGEMNLSIIMTISSTILALVLMPLCLWMYSRAWINTPVVNLLPFGAIILTLCSTLVPIGFGVWLRYRYTRVAEIIIKVSLWSLLVTLLMLFIMTGTMLGPELLATIPASVYLVALLMPMAGYAAGYGMATLFDLPPNSRRTVSLETGCQNVQLCTAILKLAFPPQLMGGMYMFPLLYALFQAAEAGLIILAYRMYRKEVLHKQDLMEDDEDDTNISYKKMKEEDVLFDSTYGAVTESDPNVIVLEPQDGTGSPTPV, encoded by the exons ATGGAGACGTCCAGCAGTGTGCCGAACACCGCGCTCACGCGACTCCTGAACTTCACAGAGGATCCCGTCAGCTTCTCGGAGAGTCCTTCCATGGCGGGGTTACGCGCCACAGAAGAGCCGCTTTCACCCGTGCTCAGCAGCTTCAGGACTGACGCGGCTCCAGCGGGGCTCCTGGCGGGTCCGTTCTCGCCCTCCGAAGAGCCCACTCACCTAATTGTGGCTTTCTGGGATTCACCCTTGAGTCACGGGATTAACGTGTTTGTTGGCTTTGTCCTGTGCTTCACCATGCTGGGGCTGGGCTGCACGGTGGATCTCAGTCACCTGGGCGAGCACATCCGCAAGCCCATAGGAGTCCTGCTGGCGGTGGTGTGCCAGTTTGTCCTCATGCCTCTCATCGCCTTCCTCCTGGCTCTGGCCTTCTCCCTCAACGATGTGGCCGCTATGGCTGTGCTGCTGTGCGGCTGCTGCCCTGGAGGAAACCTCTCCAATATCATGTCACTGCTGGTCAATGGGGAGATGAACCTCAG CATTATCATGACCATCTCATCCACTATTCTGGCGCTCGTGCTCATGCCGCTGTGTCTGTGGATGTACAGTCGTGCGTGGATCAACACACCTGTGGTGAACCTTCTGCCCTTCGGCGCGATCATTCTCACCCTCTGCAGCACCCTCGTTCCCATCGGGTTCGGGGTCTGGCTTAGATACCGCTATACTCGAGTGGCAGAAATCATCATCAAG GTGTCTCTGTGGTCTCTTCTGGTCACTCTGCTGATGCTCTTCATCATGACTGGAACTATGTTGGGTCCGGAGCTGCTGGCCACCATCCCTGCCTCCGTCTATCTGGTGGCTTTACTCATGCCCATGGCCGGCTATGCAGCAGGATACGGCATGGCCACGCTCTTCGATCTACCCCCCAACAGTCGGAGGACTGTGTCTTTAGAGACGGGGTGTCAGAACGTGCAGCTCTGCACAGCCATCCTGAAACTGGCGTTCCCTCCGCAGCTGATGGGAGGCATGTATATGTTTCCTCTGCTGTACGCGCTCTTCCAGGCAGCAGAGGCTGGCCTCATCATTCTGGCTTACCGCATGTACAGGAAAGAGGTATTACATAAACAGGACCTCATGGAGGATGACGAGGATGATACAAACATATCCTACAAGAAAATGAAGGAAGAAGACGTGCTGTTTGATTCTACATATGGTGCGGTAACAGAGAGCGACCCCAACGTCATCGTGTTGGAGCCACAGGATGGTACTGGAAGCCCCACACCTGTATAA
- the zar1 gene encoding zygote arrest protein 1, with the protein MATYGNETVDNYLYSSYNPYSYKYPKFKGWRQKAYFANYGEGETYDNYHRAQLKSILSQINPNLTPRLRKANTKDVGIQVNPKTDASVQCSLGPRTLLARKRDAPRQRRQEEVQIPGSPISGGVRFPRTQAVYSPVESRRLVSLFREEEEEKDTEPEAPETVDTAEKADSAAKEERKEDEESVKEPLSPEKNENKQTETNEENRTEPEKTTQEEAKSKARVRFQFLEQKYGFYHCKDCNLRWESAYVWCVQGTNKVYFKQFCRTCQKSFNPYRVEDITCQTCKKTRCTCSVTSRHVDPKRPHRQDLCGRCKGKRLSCDSTFSFKYII; encoded by the exons ATGGCTACATATGGTAACGAGACAGTCGATAACTATCTTTACTCTTCTTACAACCCTTATTCCTACAAATATCCCAAATTCAAAGGCTGGAGGCAGAAAGCTTACTTCGCCAACTACGGTGAAGGTGAGACCTACGATAATTACCACAGGGCGCAGCTGAAGTCCATCTTGTCTCAGATCAACCCGAACCTCACCCCGCGTCTGAGGAAAGCCAACACCAAAGACGTGGGGATCCAGGTCAACCCGAAGACCGACGCGTCTGTCCAGTGCTCCCTGGGCCCACGGACGCTTCTGGCCCGCAAGCGTGATGCCCCGCGACAGCGGCGACAGGAAGAGGTCCAGATCCCGGGGAGCCCCATCAGCGGCGGCGTCCGTTTCCCGCGCACTCAAGCCGTTTACTCTCCGGTCGAGTCCAGGAGACTAGTGTCCCTCttcagagaggaagaggaggagaaggacACGGAGCCTGAGGCCCCTGAGACGGTGGACACCGCAGAGAAGGCGGACAGTGCTGCGAAAGAAGAGCGCAAAGAGGACGAGGAGAGCGTGAAGGAACCGCTCAGTCCcgagaaaaatgaaaacaaacagacgGAAACGAACGAGGAGAACCGAACCGAGCCCGAGAAGACCACACAAGAAGAAGCCAAATCCAAGGCTCGCGTAAGGTTCCAG TTTTTAGAGCAGAAGTATGGTTTCTATCACTGCAAAGACTGCAACCTACGCTGGGAAAGCGCTTATGTGTGGTGTGTCCAAGGCACAAACAAG GTGTATTTCAAGCAGTTTTGTAGAACATGTCAGAAATCATTCAACCCATACCGGGTTGAGGACATAACCTGTCAG aCGTGTAAGAAGACTCGATGTACATGTTCTGTAACATCACGTCATGTGGACCCCAAAAGACCTCACCGACAGGATCTGTGCGGCCGCTGCAAAGGCAAGCGTCTCTCCTGCGACAGCACCTTCAGCTTCAAATACATCATCTAG